Genomic segment of Salvelinus alpinus chromosome 23, SLU_Salpinus.1, whole genome shotgun sequence:
ttatttttgtaataTTAATTTTGTTACATTTATAATGTTATATCTATTgtcaagaaaaaaatatttagatGTGGTCCATGTCTGAATATGGGTGCaaaaataaagcttgatttacTGTCAGTTGGTGTGCTTGGTATTTCTTCAGGGTCTAGGAGACGGTCCTCAGTATCACCATCACAAATGATGCCAGACACTGAGGTCTCTACAATTATGCTACCAATGCGCTGGTCCATAGCAGACAGTGAAGAGTCTCTCTGCCCTCCTGCACTTCTATCCCTTTTGTGGATCATACATTTTTTTGTATATGTTTTCAAATCAAACCATTTCTTTTTAATTTCATGAAATGTTCTGCACTCAGATGAGGCAGAATTTACCACAGCTCTAACCTGTTCCCAAGCAATATTTATTATCTTATTTGTCAAACCATTGCTGAGGGCGCCAAAAAGTATGGCTTGTTTTGCTTCCACTTCAGTGATCAAAAGTTCTATTTCTGCATCCTAAAAGTTGTTTTTCTTTGTCTTCTTTGATTCCTTCATGTTGATGGACAGAAATCAGTGACTTTTTTCAGCTTTAAAGGGAAGGTTTGTGACCATAAATGGTCATTTAGGGCGGTTCTCTATGTAAATGAGACTGCATGTGCACTAGCACAGTGTTTAAGAACGTGTCTGATTTATCAAGGCAAAATACTTACAGGTGTGTGTAAATCAAGCATACGAGCAAATGATAAATACCAACTTTTTGTACTTGCGAACATTCTACATTTTCTTCGTACGAGTTAATTTAGAAGCTTTTCTACGCAACATTGATAAATGAGGGCCCAGATACTTTAGTATACATTCTAAAATGTAAATCCCATATTTCTGTGCTGGTATATTTGTGGAGAGGTTGCATGCAGTGCATGAGCCATCGCTGCTAATACTGTACGCTACACCCATAAACCATTACTAAGAGGGCAATTTtctatgtatactgtagctagtaGCCTAGGGTTAGGGTAGCACTTACTTAACCTGGATGGCTATTTTAAAGCATTGCTTGTGTATATGCACTTTGGTCTGGAGTGGCGTGCGAACCTAGTGTTTACAATGAAATGAGAGCTGTCTATAATGAATAATAGATATCATGTCCTGTGTGCTTTACCTCACCTTGTAACACAAAACAGCAGAAGAAGAACATTGACTATACCTGCAGTGGCATATGCAGAGCTCAGGCTTTAGGCAGTGATCTACAGTCCCCAATATTCTTGGTCaacctgctgccaatgactgaaaacAAAACTGAATTTTCCTTCAGGTATTTGAAGGGATGACGCTTGTCTGGGATATTTACTAATTGGATTATAGTGGTTCGTGGAGGACGAAAGACTCTGGGGGATATGCTGATAAGGCCTATCGAGTTTTTACCAGCTGTCGAGGCTGCTATAGTACCTACCTGTGGGGGCAACTACCTCTGGGGCAAAGGAGAGTTTCGAAGCGACCAAAATACAGTGGAGTACATTCCAATGTTTACCAAGGGGAAATAGGCTTGATTGGAGTCATCATCCTCTTGTTTGCTTAATCTAATTTGATAAATTTGTCCCTGAACGATATGAGGCAAACGTTGATGTGCGTGTTATAGAAATCCATATGATTTATATGTCTAAGGTAATGATGagataatgactaaatgattTATACGTTTAAAGTAATGTTGAGACAATAACTAACAAGTATTCCACCCTGTCACAGTATAATGGAGTGAAATGTGTTTGAATCATAAGACTAGAATTCTTGAATGTATGTGCATAGCAAAAGAGGAACTGTTAATAGACAAGCAACTGTGGCAGACAATTTGTGACCACTGTGAAACCGTTAGATTTGCAATAGATTGTGTAACCTGTGGCAGGATATGATAAACAATGTATGCATAGGAGAAGACTTGTAAACAGTATTGACAGTgttaggagaagaggaggggcatTAATGACCAAATGTGAGGTATATAACCAAATGTGCATTGTATGATATTCGGAGCTTTTGGCTATCGTAAGCTGGGACTCAGTCTGTTTAATTCAACCAGAGTCTTACaaactctgggttgcagactgagtagttgAATTGAAGTTCggtttatgaacattgataacATCCTTCTCGTAACAGTGCGATAGCCAGAAAAGTCATTTTATGTGATGGATTATCGTCAGAAGAAGAATTGTACTTTTTTCACCATTGGATTGATATTTCTGTTAAGTGGCATAGAGTATGGTGAGTTGGTTTCGACTGCCTAAATGTACACATATTTCCACAATGAAACGAAaaatgtctgactgactgtcataTGATTTGTATGTTTTTGTCACATTCAAATCTAAAACATGCATAATAAAAACACAAAAATATTGCTTTTTCAAATGGGCTTGTATGGTAAATGAGACATGTctaatgcatctctctctctctctctccctctctctctctctcactctctctccccccacacactctctcccagCTGTCATCCTCCCTACAATATGGAGGTATCTCCAGATTTTGGAGGCACCTCCATACTTCCTGGGTCTGGGCTTGTCTGCGTTCAGTCTGAGTGGGCTGCTGACGGGCCCACTGTTCGGCCTCTGGTCCGACCGGACCCGAACTACAAAGATCATCATCCTCTACTCCAACGTTTTTGAGATTGTTGGTAAGCTTCACAGCTTCAAATTGTTTCCAGGCACAGGAACCAGCTGTTGCAAGGCACAtgaaggctgcatcccaaatggcaccatattccctacatagtgcactactttgaccagtaGTGCACGTAgcgcaccatatagggaatactGGCCGTTTGGGATGCAAACAAAGACCCACGTGATTTATTTAACTGAAACATGAATGATTGACTTGGGAGTCATAAAGAAAAACATTCGATTCCATTCAACCCTCCCAGCTAGCCTGCTGATGTGATGTTGCAGGGAGAGTGAGGAAATGGCAGTCCTTGGAAATGGAAATGCCTTTTGTTATACATTTGATAACAGTAATATGGGCAGACTTGCTTCCAGATTTCATGGTGTTTGTGAAAGAATCTATCCAACCTCCAACTGCAGCAAAGTTGTGATCAAGTAAATATGAATGTGCTAAACCTTACACTCATGGCAACAGCAGTAGGCAATTCATTCCTATGACCAATTAAAAGAGTCCTAAGTGCAAGCCACAGATGATACAACTAATGGTGAAATTACCTATTTTATCCCCTAGGTAGCTTCATGTATTTTATGGGATACTCAAAATGGCTGCTGTTGTGCAGTCGACTTGTAGCAGGTGAGACAAATACAAATTCTGGAGTGTTTGTGGTTTTCTGTTGTTGCACTGTAGGCCTATACCCACTCATTTAAACGCTAAGTGAACTATTTacaattgtctgtgtgtgtgtttgtgtgtgtgagaacgtgatagagagagagagagagatggatggcaTCCCAATGCTATGGTCCTGATATTATACAGCCTTTGATTTGGTCACACAATCTAGACCTATTTAATACACGTATTGATGCCTTCCAGGTATTGGTGCAGGAGCAGGCTCCTCCATCTTTGGCTTCCTCACGCGGAGCACCCGGCCAGAGGAACGCGCTGGCGTTTTCGCTGCCATCATGGCATGTCGCCAAGCTGGCCTCCTGATTGGTCAGTCAGTTTTTTCCTAACATGCCATCATGATCTTATTAGTACTATGGCGCACCGCTGTTTTTACCAGACGTGCATCTCAGTCAAAGTACCTTCCTGTACTACACTAAGCCGCGGGAAGTAAGGGTGCTGATTCAGAAAAATcggaataaaaaatatatataataatacaaaaaatgacAAGTATGCCTTTAATAGTCCTTTATTAGCAGATATATCTGTCTGCAGCGCCAGTGCAGGCAGAAAGATTTGTCCAGCCCATAGCGGCAGGAAGTAGTTTGAGGTTGGGGGTGCTgtactaccaactgagccacatcatcCAATCACATCATCACAAGCCACTTGATGTCTCAGTGTACTCAATTAATGTATTGTGCATTGCttttcttcatggtgatggaaagTCTGTAGGTACAAACCTGGATGGCCAGTCTAcagtaatgtacatttacattaagtCATTTGTAAGGATGGAAAATGCAAACTGCACAAAAAGTGGTTGTGGTtccatgttatttgatcaagGAAAATATTTAgtttgatgtggatgttttgtgtctttgcccataactttgcaccttttgatgtaaatgttccattagaatgacaattgcagagaaagggacagggcaacAACTCTTAATATTGATAtatttgatttaactaggcaagtcagttaagaacaaattcttattcttatttacaatgacggccttcccaggccaaaccctaacccggacgacactgggccaattgtgcgccaccctatgggactcccaatcacagccagttgggATAcggcctggaattgaaccagggtctgtagtgacacctccagcgctgagatgcagtgctgcgccactcaggagcggTCTAAACTATACAACTACCTGTTCTGCCAAAGCTAAGATGCTGAATTTATTTGGTTATTCCCTATACTACAGAAGTctatatcggtccgctaatattagtaaaggcccagtgcactgcTTTTGTGAAAAGGAAATGTTTtccaaaaatatatacagtaccagtcaaaagtttggacacttctACTCATtattttctactattttctacattgtagaataatagtgaagacataaaaactatgaaataacacatatggaatcatgtagtaaccaaaaaggtgttaaataaataaaatattatatattctttaaagtagccaccctttgccttgatgacagctttgcacagtcgtggcattctctcaaccagcttcacctggaatgcttttccaacagtcttgaaggagttcccacatatgctgagcacttgttggctgcttttccttcactctgcggtccaactcatcccaaaccatcacaattggcttgaggtcgggtgattgtggaggccaggtcattggatgcagcactccatcactctccttcttggtcaaatagcccttacacagcctggaggtgtgttgggtcattgtcctgttgaaaaacaaattatagtcccactaagcacaaaccagatggtatggcgtatcgctgcataaTCCTGTGGaaacatgctggttaagtgtggcttaaattctaaataaatcacgacagtgtcaccagcaaagcactataacacctcctcctctatgcttcatggtgggaaccacacatgcagagatcatatGTCTacatactctgcgtctcacaaagacacggcggttgtaaccaaaaatctcaaatttggactcatcagaccaaaggacaaatttccaccggtctaatgtccatcgctcgtgtttcttggcctaagcaagtctcttcttcttattgatgtcctttagtagtggtttctttgcagaaattctaccatgaaggcctgattcacagttgatgttgagatgtgtctgttacttgaattctgtgaagcatttatttgggctgcaatttctgaggctggtaactctaatgaacttatcctctgcagcagaggtaactcctttcctgtggaggtcctcatgagagccagtttcatcatagcgcttgatggtttttgcgacagcacttgatgtcttaaagtaatgatggactgtcgtttctctttgcttattcgaactgttctttccataatatggacttggtcttttactaaatagggatatcttctgtataccacccctcccttgtcacaccacaactgattggctcaaatgcattaaggaaagaaattccacaacttaacttttaacaaggcacaccttttaattgaaatgcattccaggtgactgccaagagtgtgcaaagctgtacatgattccatatgtgttatttcatagttttgatgtctttactattattctacaatgtagaaataaagtaaaaataaagaaaaacccttgaatgagaaggtgtgtccaagcttttgactggtactgtatagatgttttattttattttctaggGGGTGCTTGAGCACCCTCTGGACCACTACTGCCCACGGCTATGTTCCACTCTATATACTCTCTGATTccaaaatgctaattagcatcaaagtagacatcatgcaagactacaaatccctgccagctcctgcacgtcatatctagctgacacctttgctaacaggtactgtgtcaatttaaaacttgcacaagacagttcacagaattgttaATTTAAAGAATTTATGCCATTTTATTCATTACTATATTTAGCTAACATTCTTCCCTTTGCCTCGATCCAGCAGTCTTGTTCAGATCGTTATGGCATTTGCAGTTCTTCATGATAGAcatattagcagctaattagcatttcattttgggggggttaaatacaggcgaatatattgataaaagtcaccctgtcctagagatttacacggttattaaaacgtcacgccagggtaagcctacatgaaatacaccccttattttaagtgcttctaaaatcccctatgggaaaagtgaatggtggaaaaacgattagaaccatttccctgttgaccactaggttttatgggtattatgactcatactgtggtacacTATGTTAATTTGTTTTGTTCAAACAAAGCATTGGCACACAAACAAACTAAAATAACATGTTGTGAAAGGAAGAATACCTTGGAACATTTAAAAACAGGCTAATGCCACGTTCACATGCGAGTCAAAACTAGGAAACTGACATTTCCAACTTGTGAACTGGTTGACTGCGGAATGTgaataactacaaccagttagctaGTCGGAAATgtcagtttcctagttccgattaGCACGTGAGCGCGGCATTTGCAAGATGATTGTCCCACCTACTTCTATAGACAGCCATATATGGATGGTAGCATGTATTCATTAACTAGGAACCAAACGAAACCAAACAGAAGAAACTGATTCAAACAAAAGCAGGCGGAACAAAACGGAGGGACATACCTGAATGTGTCCAATGGAAACTCTAATGCAACTAAAAAACACACTCTTGGTTatcagtctgtttgtgccatcatgccagTCCTTGCCGCTCCTTGTCGTGCCGACAATGACAACTAATTGACAagacaaacagatctgagaccaggctatcaATGGCTCTCTTAAGTTAAGCAGACATTTACATTCAAATGGCCGTATGCTTGTTTATGTTTAATAAACTACGTAGCCAAAGCATGAGATGCACTCATTTGTATAGGCTACATAACACAATGTTACCACATGTATTCGTACGTTTTCTATTGTTGAGTTCCAAACAGCTAGATGATTAGAATTCACGACACAGTATTTGCTCATGAAAAGAAAAAAACAGCGGTCAATATAATTAGTTTTCATTTTTTGCAAACTTTGGAGAGAATTCATTTTTCCATTTTAAGAATATAAACAGAGTGCATTATTATCATCAAATGTTTGTCCCTTGccctaaaaaaataaaataaagtggcCCATATCCCCATTATTCCCCCTTCAGTTCACTGATTAGGTATGGCTCCTGTTCCATCAGGATATCTAAGAACACATCTTTGCCTTTGGACCCAGATGCTTTCAGAGGGACATCTAAGAGCTCCCTCATCCTGTTCTGTCTGGTTTTTTCAGCCCTCACGTCACTGTAGGCATTTGTGGTGATGACTCCCCTCTCCAGGAGCCTATCCAAGATGGGTGCCACCTGGCTCACTCTGTCGATCAGGGCCGTTCGGTGATAGTCCACAAAGTGTTTGTCTGAGGTAGAGATAGGACATGGTTTAGGAATTTTAAAGGTGATGGACTGCAAAGCATACCTAATGTATTTGATAGGGGCCTATATCTCTACACTCCTCCTTTAagggtgcgtgtgtttgtgtgtgtgtgcgtgtagggTGTGCAAATTGGAGGATAGGCATGATGATGCACTTTTTGTAATTCAGACAGCATTAAATATGGGGAGCGAAAAATGCTGTTGAAGATTTAGAGGAGGGCAGCAGTTTCACCTACCATTTTAATGAAGAAATGAAAAGGAAGGACTTTTGTGATTGTTCATCAAGATAGAATACTTTACATGTTGAATTTGTCCCTCCATAAACCATTACTAATCACAGTAAAACATACATTTTAATAACGTATTTGAGACATTAGGCTATATAACACTTGCTTTTAGTGTTTACCTTTGATCATGTTATTTGGTCCAGGTGCACTTCCATTAGCAGCACCCGATGTTACCCAAGATTCTTGAGCTGTAAAATAAGCTTCATGAGACACCACCAATTGAATAGAAATATGAATAATAGGCTTCAAATTACGTGTTTATTGTATAATGTATAAGGGCTATTTTGAGTTGCAAATGTAAATATGCTATAGGCCATTACTCAGCCCAGATGTGCAAAATAGGTAAGTTAAATACGGTCAACTTCCTTAGTTTTACATACGGACATTTTAATGCAATTTAAAAACAcgtgtattatttatttaatagtTTTCTTCTACTTTTGGGTTAACTGAAGTGTTTTTTTAAACCTTTCAAAGATATGAAATgacattttaaaaatatatattaaaatgtCCATTGGACGTGCCTCCTACTATGTTCGATTTTCCTTTCTTGAAATCCGTCAGTTCCTTTGCGCCATCATGGCAGTCAATTGCCCTCAATACCTCTATAGCCACATCCAAAGCCCCGTCTTCACTGAAAGTACGGGTCAGAAGGTCTGCTAAGTCTATTGGGTCCAAATTTTCAACATTTCCCCTGCGAATTTTTGGCTCCTGCTTGCGTTCACAGAGTTTATGTCTGAACCACTTCAGTTTAGTCATTCCCAAGTCATCAAGGACACCAATTAATGTATCGCCAACGGTTTTCGGCATTTTTTATGCCAAACGGTAATTTACACCAGGTTTGGTGAGATTAAGATACGTGTATTCTATTATATGTTGTCTATCTTCTCTTCTCTAACTGTCTTCTCTTCAAGATATGCCACTTCATCGCACCATAGCACGTCATAGGCCAAGGGGAGGTCCATCAACACACTCATAAACAGAATAACCTAATTCCCATTAcattttacaatttttttttttatttcattttgaatttatttaaacaattaATTATTACTATATATTTTACACTGTTCTTTTTTTATATAGGCATTTATACCTTTTAAAATAACAGGCCTACAGGaaatggaaaatatatatttttaaatgtatgtactgtttttatttacaaaCGTCATTTTGACAGACAACATTGTCCCCAACAGTCCTGTAAATCACACACATTATATTGAACA
This window contains:
- the LOC139551083 gene encoding apoptosis-associated speck-like protein containing a CARD, whose protein sequence is MPKTVGDTLIGVLDDLGMTKLKWFRHKLCERKQEPKIRRGNVENLDPIDLADLLTRTFSEDGALDVAIEVLRAIDCHDGAKELTDFKKGKSNIVGAQESWVTSGAANGSAPGPNNMIKDKHFVDYHRTALIDRVSQVAPILDRLLERGVITTNAYSDVRAEKTRQNRMRELLDVPLKASGSKGKDVFLDILMEQEPYLISELKGE